GACGCATACTGTCCCGATAGTTTTTGAGTTTCACCTGGTTGTAGTAATCACGCTTTTCTTCCAACGTCACCATGCGCGAGGATCGCGTTTTGTTTGGCAACGCTTTTGTGGTGATTTTACGATGTTGTTTGAATATCAACAGATCGGTATTTTTCAGTTTCTCGATCAGCCGTTCCCCGTCGCCAAACACGCCCCATGACGCGATAGACAAGGCTTGCCGCTTGCCATTTTTTACTCGTGTAATGCTGATATCCATAGTTGACTGGAGCGTGTTTAACACGTCCTGTACTTTTCTTTCAGAGATACCCGTAGCGGTGACGATAGATTGCGTATTAGGAGAATCCTCTTGTACCA
This genomic interval from Pectobacterium aquaticum contains the following:
- a CDS encoding YhfG family protein, giving the protein MRYEMAVLAALVQEDSPNTQSIVTATGISERKVQDVLNTLQSTMDISITRVKNGKRQALSIASWGVFGDGERLIEKLKNTDLLIFKQHRKITTKALPNKTRSSRMVTLEEKRDYYNQVKLKNYRDSMRLEGFSVEDAPLPADKQERDALRKNLIAMYKAGGYV